A window from Podospora bellae-mahoneyi strain CBS 112042 chromosome 1 map unlocalized CBS112042p_1, whole genome shotgun sequence encodes these proteins:
- the RAD30 gene encoding DNA-directed DNA polymerase eta rad30 (COG:L; EggNog:ENOG503NW7V; BUSCO:EOG09261801) gives MSSSPFRNRHRDSSPAGAPGRKRSQFTYRHFNQMASYNTSCPLRVVAHLDLDCFYAQVEMVRLGIPEDKPLAVQQWQGLIAVNYPARAFKIGRHCTVTEARRLCPELIAQHVATWREGDDKWAYREDAAEHIATDKVSLDPYRLESRRIMRVIKEHLPGGGLQRVEKASIDEVFLDLTAHVHQVMLERYGEELGGPPPYGDVSEELPMPAVTALDWKADALVDLGEGDRQEGEFDDPDWDDVALLVASEIVRNVRGVIKEKLGYSCSAGVSRNKLLSKLGSAHKKPDQQTVIRNRAVGHFLSGFKFTKIRNLGGKLGEQVADAFKTEAVSDLLTVPIEQLKQKLGDENGVWIYETLRGIDTSEVNSGTQIKSMLSAKSFRPDITTVDQATKWLRIFAADIFARLVEEGVLEHKRRPKTINLHHRHGNQTRSRSGPIPARLLNEESLFELAKNLFHQITLEGDTWPCSHLSLSVAGFEEGVSGNMGIDSFLVKGDEARALKSSESARTSSSKEALDTSTRQQPAAKRRRIDGAGGGIQRFLTTKREPSQDTRTTAPEDDLVRRNSGEAKLGTSRTYVASGMGWPGESLPEEAQADSRRSPITPHACSRCDANLGGPEELQSHLDWHFAKDLQEEEEERVSQAFANRQASTAVNNARAGSQKGAAAASSASASGSKKSTGRSKKKPERGQSKLNFG, from the exons ATGTCTTCGTCACCCTTCCGCAACCGGCACCGGgactcctcccccgccggtGCGCCAGGCAGGAAAAGGTCACAGTTCACCTACCGGCACTTCAACCAGATGGCTTCCTACAATACTTCCTGCCCGTTGAGGGTGGTTGCCCATTTGGATCTCGACTGCTTCTACGCACAGGTGGAGATGGTACGGCTCGGCATCCCCGAGGACAAGCCTTTGGCCGTTCAACAGTG GCAAGGTTTAATAGCAGTCAACTACCCCGCCCGCGCCTTTAAGATCGGCCGGCATTGTACGGTGACTGAAGCGAGGAGGTTGTGTCCGGAGCTTATAGCGCAGCATGTTGCTACTtggcgggagggggatgacAAGTGGGCTTATCGGGAGGACGCGGCCGAGCATATTGCTACGGATAAGGTGTCGCTGGATCCGTATCGGTTGGAGAGCAGGAGGATCATGAGGGTCATCAAGGAGCATTTGCCCGGGGGAGGGTTGCAAAGGGTTGAGAAGGCGAGTATTGATGAGGTGTTTTTGGATTTGACGGC GCATGTCCATCAGGTTATGCTTGAAAGGTatggggaggagctgggaggTCCGCCGCCGTATGGGGATGTGAGTGAGGAGTTGCCGATGCCCGCGGTTACGGCGCTGGATTGGAAGGCGGATGCTCTGGTCGacctgggggagggggacagACAGGAGGGGGAATTCGATGATCCGGACTGGGACGACGTGGCACTGCTTGTGGCAAGCGAGATTGTGAGGAatgtgaggggggtgattaAGGAGAAGTTGGGGTATTCTTGCTCCGCGGGCGTGTCGAGGAACAAGCTCCTAAGCAAGTTGGGGTCGGCGCACAAGAAACCGGATCAGCAGACGGTGATTCGAAACAGGGCGGTTGGGCACTTCTTGAGTGGGTTCAAGTTTACAAAGATCAGGAACTTGGGcgggaagttgggggagcAGGTTGCTGACGCGTTCAAGACGGAGGCTGTGTCGGATTTGTTGACGGTTCCGATTGAGCAGCTGAAGCAGAAGCTGGGAGATGAGAACGGGGTGTGGATTTACGAGACGCTGAGGGGGATCGATACGAGTGAGGTCAACTCGGGCACTCAGATCAAGTCAATGCTGTCGGCCAAGTCATTCCGTCCCGACATTACGACTGTGGATCAGGCTACGAAGTGGTTGCGTATCTTCGCGGCGGATATTTTTGCTCGActggttgaggaaggggtgCTGGAGCACAAGAGGAGGCCAAAGACTATCAATTTACACCACCGTCACGGGAACCAGACCCGGTCTCGATCGGGACCCATACCGGCGCGGCTTCTGAATGAGGAAAGCCTGTTCGAGTTGGCCAAGAACCTGTTTCACCAAATCACACTGGAGGGTGATACCTGGCCGTGTTCCCACCTGAGCCTGAGCGTTGCCGGCTTCGAGGAGGGGGTCTCTGGCAATATGGGCATCGACTCGTTTCTCGTCAAAGGTGACGAGGCACGAGCGCTGAAGTCATCGGAATCGGCCCGCACATCCTCGTCCAAGGAAGCACTCGACACGAGCACACGACAGCAACCTGCAGCAAAGCGACGACGTATCGAtggtgccggcggtggtATTCAGCGTTTCTTGACAACGAAACGGGAGCCGTCCCAGGACACCCGGACGACGGCCCCCGAGGACGACCTCGTGAGGAGGAATAGCGGTGAAGCAAAGTTGGGCACCTCAAGGACATATGTCGCATCAGGCATGGGATGGCCAGGAGAGTCTTTACCAGAGGAGGCCCAAGCCGATTCTAGACGGTCGCCAATCACACCCCACGCTTGTTCTCGATGCGACGCCAACCTGGGGGGTCCGGAAGAGCTCCAGAGTCACCTGGATTGGCACTTTGCCAAAGACctccaggaggaggaagaagaacgTGTCAGTCAGGCATTCGCCAACCGACAAGCTTCGACTGCAGTGAACAACGCGCGCGCCGGCAGTCAGAAaggggcggcggcagcatCATCCGCATCAGCGTCAGGGTCAAAGAAGTCCACGGGGAggtcgaagaagaagccggaGCGCGGTCAAAGCAAGCTAAATTTTGGATGA